Genomic DNA from Paenibacillus sp. MBLB1832:
TTAGAGGGTTCTATCTATCATCTTTCTAGTTTGAATGGCACTAATGATCTTATTATAAGAGTTCTTTGGCGTTCAGAAGATGAATCTAAAATTGTTGTGATGAACACGACGGACTCAGATGAAATGGAGTTCCCATTTATTATGAATACAGAGCAGTTAATTAGCGACCTACAACAAAAAAAAGCTTTAAAACTAGACCATGAGCCTGATCAACAAATCATGTATCCCACAGATGAGTATTTAAATAAATTTGTTAAGAGCAGGGATTCAAAATGGGAATTAATTAAAGAAATCGTGCAAATGGAGCCGGAAATTTATGATCCAAAAGCAAGATGGCAATTAATTATAGGTGTAATGGAAAAATTTAAAGTGAAAGAAAATGTCATTTACGATGCTTTAAAAAGGTATTGGTTTTATGGAAAAAATATGAATGGTCTATTAAATAATTATCATGTGTGTGGTTCAAAGGGTCATAAAAGAGAATATAACAAAAGACCTGGAAGAAAGGGGCCTAATATATATCTACTCACGGAGACTGATATATTAAATTTCCAGGAGGCTGTAACTAAATATATCATTGAAGGTAGATTGAAATTTCGTGATGCTCATCAACAGTTACTTGAGAACTACTATAAGAAGCCCGGATATCGGTTAAGAGGAGTCATAGTGCCGATAATTGTTGAGATTGAGGCGCCATCAGAGCGGCAGTTTAGATATTGGTATAACAAAGAGTATCCGTTTAAAACGAGAAAGGCACACAAAGTTGGTCGTAGAAATGCAGAAAAAGACTTTAGAGCACTTTTAAGTAGTAATTCGGTTTTTGTGGAAGGGCCAGGTGCATTGTATCAAATAGATTCTACACCGTCGGATGTTGATGTTGTGGCTATTGATGGAAGGACTACTATTGGAAGACCGACAACCTTTATCGTTAAAGATGTGTTTGCCCGTAAAGTAGTTGGCTACTCTTCTGGTCTCAAACATGCATCATGGATAGAAGGGGCTATGATGGCATTAGAAAACGCATCAGCTAACAAAGCAGAATATTGTAAAAAATTTAATATTGATATAAATGAAGAAGATTGGCCCGCGGCCAACTTACCACGGGAGATTGTTGCAGACAGAGGGGAAATGAAAAGTAAGTATCCAAATGGGATTGTTACTTTAGGAATAAGAGTAGCTAATACACCGTCATATCGGCCTGAATTGAAGGCAGTAGTTGAACAGCACTTTCGAATCAAAAATGATATGATCAAACGAATTCTGGCCAAGGCTGGTGCAATTACTAAGGAAAAAAGAGATCCAGGTGATCCTGATCCATCTGACACAGCGGCAATAACCTTTGACACATTTAATCGAATCATGATTGAACATATTCTTGCCTTTAATAAAATGTCCTTACCTAGGGATTTTCTCGTTACTCCCGAGATGTTTAAAGAAAATGTAGAGCTAACGCCTAATGGATTGTGGGAATGGGGGAAAAAACGAATGCTTCTGCATGAAAGACCAACTTCAACCATTCATTATGCATTATTACCTAAAGAGACAGCAAAAGTCACAAGACATGGGATTGAATTTAAAAAACTATGCTATAGCTGTGAAATCGGCGAGAAACAGGGTTGGTTCGATAGTGAGAATATTGAAGGGAAATCCAGTATTACAATTGCGTTTGATACAAGAAACTGTAGTCAAATCATCTTTCAGTTACAAGATGCATCCCTTATATACTGTAGATTAACCCCGAAATATCAAGAGTATGAAAATCTATGCTTTGAAGATGTTAAAGCGATCTTTGATTTTAGAAACGAACAATATAAAAATAAATCCAATCCGAACAAACAAACAAAGGCAGAGTTTAATGCTATTTCTTCTAATGTCATAAAAGAGGATGTCAAATTGACCAAGGCTGAAAATGTAGGTATGAGCAAGTTTGAGAAAAAAGAGAATAAGAGAGCGAAACGAATCAGCGAAGCAATGAATAGAAGCTCTCAATCAGCGTTGACCGCGGTTTCTAAATTTAACGAACAATATGAATCTCAAGCTCCAGAACCGGTTGAAGTAAAAAAAAATGAGTTGAGTACTACCATGAACGATTTTCTGAAAAACAAATATAAAATGAAAAAGGAGATGGGCTTATGAGTATAAATCCTAATTTAAGAGTAATTAGTGGTCGTCATACCAAAGCAACATACAATGAGCAAGTTATTCCTGAAAATCAAGGGAATCCTCACATTGAGGCATTACCTAATAGACTAAATCAGAATGACTTATTTGATAAGTTATTCAGTGTTCCTGCATTTAGGGGAGACATTAAAAAAGTTGACATTGAGGATCGGTTAGCGTTAGTGCAACAAATCGGTAAAAGCTTCTGGTTGCCTTTAGAATCTCAATTTTCTAAATATCGGCAGCTTTATAACATGTTGAAGATTGGTTATCAGTCAAGGAACCCCTTGTCTCCGGAGTATAATAGGCAGTTTGCGGTTGGAATAGAAGAGATATTTGAACAAGGCACAGATGAAGATGGAAAAAACCTCGCAGGGGTCTGCCACACCGCCGAGATGTATGCCGAAATTGGTCTAAGCGGTATTGGTAAAACGATTGCTCAAAAAAAACTACTTGGGCTATTTCCACAAGTGATTCACCATACTTCTTATAATGGGAAGCCACTTAAGCGAACTCAGGTGGTATGGTTACATGTTGAATGTCCAAGCAATAAATCCCTTGGGGCTCTTTGTCGTAATTTTTATAGGGAAGTAGACAAAATTTTAGGTACAGATTATTACGAGAGGTTTGGTGAGAAGGCGGGGACGATCGAGAAGTTAGCTAGTAGAATGGTCAAAGTTGCAAATCTGATTAACCTAGGGGTTCTCGTTATTGATGAAATCAATAGAGTTCATAAGGCACATTCAGGTGGCGACGACAGAATGATAGAATTCATTACTGAGCTTACAAATACAATCGGAATACCAATTATTATTATGGGAACGTTTAAGTCGCTCTACTTATTTAACAAATCACTGGCTAATTCTAGACGTGGTATTCCAGATTCATTTACTGAAAATATTACAGATCGAATGCTAGAGGATAGTAATGATTGGGAACAACTCATCGAGGCATTATGGGATTTGCAATATACATTAACGAAGACTGGACTTACTGAAGAATTAAAGAAAGTTATGTATCATCATAGCATGGGGATTGCTGATATAACTGTAAAACTATTTATGCACGTTCAATGCCAAGCCATTCTTGAAGGGGGATCAGAAGTCATTACCCCTAGATTAATTCATGCTGTTGCAAATCGGAGTCTGAGGCTATTGCAACCCTTGTTCGATAGAATAAGAAGAGGCGATACAGCTGCGTTAGTTGAGTATGAGGATGTAAAGCCAGATTGGACGGAATTTAATGAGTATTTAAAAGATGTCAAACATAGGGTTTATGTCCATGGTGAATTAGCTGAAGAGCATGAACGAGTAATTCAATTGAA
This window encodes:
- a CDS encoding Mu transposase C-terminal domain-containing protein, producing MILEGSIYHLSSLNGTNDLIIRVLWRSEDESKIVVMNTTDSDEMEFPFIMNTEQLISDLQQKKALKLDHEPDQQIMYPTDEYLNKFVKSRDSKWELIKEIVQMEPEIYDPKARWQLIIGVMEKFKVKENVIYDALKRYWFYGKNMNGLLNNYHVCGSKGHKREYNKRPGRKGPNIYLLTETDILNFQEAVTKYIIEGRLKFRDAHQQLLENYYKKPGYRLRGVIVPIIVEIEAPSERQFRYWYNKEYPFKTRKAHKVGRRNAEKDFRALLSSNSVFVEGPGALYQIDSTPSDVDVVAIDGRTTIGRPTTFIVKDVFARKVVGYSSGLKHASWIEGAMMALENASANKAEYCKKFNIDINEEDWPAANLPREIVADRGEMKSKYPNGIVTLGIRVANTPSYRPELKAVVEQHFRIKNDMIKRILAKAGAITKEKRDPGDPDPSDTAAITFDTFNRIMIEHILAFNKMSLPRDFLVTPEMFKENVELTPNGLWEWGKKRMLLHERPTSTIHYALLPKETAKVTRHGIEFKKLCYSCEIGEKQGWFDSENIEGKSSITIAFDTRNCSQIIFQLQDASLIYCRLTPKYQEYENLCFEDVKAIFDFRNEQYKNKSNPNKQTKAEFNAISSNVIKEDVKLTKAENVGMSKFEKKENKRAKRISEAMNRSSQSALTAVSKFNEQYESQAPEPVEVKKNELSTTMNDFLKNKYKMKKEMGL
- a CDS encoding ATP-binding protein, which encodes MSINPNLRVISGRHTKATYNEQVIPENQGNPHIEALPNRLNQNDLFDKLFSVPAFRGDIKKVDIEDRLALVQQIGKSFWLPLESQFSKYRQLYNMLKIGYQSRNPLSPEYNRQFAVGIEEIFEQGTDEDGKNLAGVCHTAEMYAEIGLSGIGKTIAQKKLLGLFPQVIHHTSYNGKPLKRTQVVWLHVECPSNKSLGALCRNFYREVDKILGTDYYERFGEKAGTIEKLASRMVKVANLINLGVLVIDEINRVHKAHSGGDDRMIEFITELTNTIGIPIIIMGTFKSLYLFNKSLANSRRGIPDSFTENITDRMLEDSNDWEQLIEALWDLQYTLTKTGLTEELKKVMYHHSMGIADITVKLFMHVQCQAILEGGSEVITPRLIHAVANRSLRLLQPLFDRIRRGDTAALVEYEDVKPDWTEFNEYLKDVKHRVYVHGELAEEHERVIQLKEREEILANLIQFASKLVDIEKAELFSRTVYGASNGMGEASSMYKQLTELILKQEHNKSDKKKASVSPLPKLAKTKKENPLLSEKDLRFIVNKGAVQSLSVEESLFKTGVIKLPTEFIGY